From a region of the Jatrophihabitans endophyticus genome:
- a CDS encoding DNA cytosine methyltransferase, which produces MGEQLPVVSLFSGAGGLDLAVERADAEPLASDDPGDGLLRVSVATDYNEPALQTLKTNFRGTATLAGDIRVVPTETILATAGLRPTEPVLLVGGPPCTPFSKSGFWLEQKRASRDPNASLLDEYVRVVREAQPEAFILENVQGLTYKTHKAQFERLLRALGELGYNPQWRVLLAADYGVPQLRRRVFVVGRRDGVRFEFPEPTHSGWSEHTRVVDVNKTPHVTAAQAFEGLPTLAQASDDEIVDGSYAVLAAEVPPGQNYLWHTERYGGRDHFEWRSRYWTFLLRLDPNRPSTTLQAQPGPWVGPFHWENVRAASGEERARRLRANEMLRLMSFPDDFKITGSRVDVQRQLGNAVPMELGKAVVRALMAQLGYMHCERTPRAAASG; this is translated from the coding sequence ATGGGTGAGCAGCTCCCCGTGGTGAGCCTGTTCTCTGGGGCAGGGGGGCTCGACCTCGCCGTCGAACGGGCAGACGCCGAACCCTTGGCGTCCGATGACCCCGGCGACGGACTACTGCGTGTCTCGGTCGCAACCGACTACAACGAGCCGGCGCTGCAGACTCTCAAGACCAATTTTCGAGGGACGGCCACGCTTGCGGGAGACATCCGGGTGGTGCCAACCGAGACGATCCTCGCCACAGCCGGCCTGCGACCGACGGAGCCCGTCCTCCTGGTCGGCGGGCCGCCCTGTACTCCGTTCAGCAAGTCCGGGTTCTGGTTGGAGCAGAAACGTGCGAGCCGCGATCCCAACGCCTCGCTGCTCGACGAGTACGTGCGCGTCGTCCGTGAAGCGCAGCCGGAGGCGTTCATCCTCGAGAACGTCCAAGGCCTTACCTACAAGACTCACAAGGCTCAGTTCGAGCGACTCCTCAGAGCCCTGGGCGAGTTGGGCTATAACCCGCAGTGGAGGGTTCTGCTGGCAGCGGACTACGGGGTCCCACAGCTACGGCGTCGTGTATTCGTCGTTGGCCGGCGCGACGGCGTGAGGTTCGAGTTCCCCGAACCGACTCACTCCGGCTGGAGCGAGCACACCCGCGTTGTTGACGTCAACAAGACCCCACACGTCACTGCTGCGCAGGCCTTCGAGGGGCTGCCTACCCTCGCTCAGGCATCCGACGACGAGATTGTCGACGGCAGCTATGCCGTGCTCGCGGCGGAGGTCCCGCCTGGCCAAAACTATCTTTGGCACACCGAGAGGTACGGCGGCCGCGACCACTTCGAATGGCGCAGCCGCTACTGGACGTTCCTCCTACGCCTCGACCCGAACCGGCCATCGACCACGCTGCAGGCTCAGCCGGGCCCGTGGGTCGGCCCGTTCCATTGGGAGAACGTCCGCGCCGCCTCCGGCGAGGAACGCGCCCGCCGACTGCGCGCCAACGAGATGCTTCGCCTTATGTCGTTCCCCGACGACTTCAAGATCACCGGTTCCCGTGTCGATGTGCAACGTCAGCTCGGCAACGCCGTCCCGATGGAGCTCGGCAAGGCCGTCGTGCGGGCTCTGATGGCGCAGCTCGGTTACATGCATTGCGAACGAACTCCTCGCGCGGCCGCTTCAGGCTGA
- a CDS encoding GntR family transcriptional regulator, which yields MVIERETYAQAAYRAIQRMVVEGELAPGSKVVVRPLCELLDLSPTPIKTALAALERDGFLVATPHRGYRVPQPTWADMREIYELREVLDGIAARNAAGLERPEEFVAATLKPLYERQQAAAEGADLVAYSDIDLEFHQAIGHASENSRLVRVMENLGGQFRFASGSSARVPGRVHTAMREHAVIMRAVAAGDAERAEREARAHVRKSAAAFDKSVRANGVRSR from the coding sequence GTGGTGATCGAGCGGGAGACGTATGCGCAGGCGGCGTACCGGGCGATTCAGCGCATGGTCGTGGAGGGGGAGCTCGCGCCGGGGTCGAAGGTGGTGGTGCGGCCGCTGTGCGAGCTGCTCGATCTGTCGCCGACGCCGATCAAGACGGCGCTGGCGGCGCTGGAGCGCGACGGATTCCTCGTGGCGACGCCGCACCGGGGGTACCGGGTGCCGCAGCCGACGTGGGCCGACATGCGCGAGATCTACGAGCTGCGGGAAGTGCTGGACGGGATCGCCGCGCGGAACGCGGCCGGGCTGGAGCGGCCCGAAGAGTTCGTGGCGGCCACGCTCAAACCGCTGTACGAACGGCAGCAGGCCGCCGCCGAGGGCGCGGACCTCGTCGCCTACAGCGACATCGACCTCGAGTTCCACCAGGCCATCGGGCACGCGTCGGAGAACTCCCGGCTGGTGCGGGTGATGGAGAACCTGGGCGGGCAGTTCCGGTTCGCGTCCGGGTCGTCGGCGCGGGTGCCGGGACGGGTGCACACCGCGATGCGGGAGCACGCCGTGATCATGCGCGCCGTCGCCGCCGGGGACGCGGAGCGCGCCGAACGCGAGGCGCGGGCGCACGTGCGCAAGTCGGCCGCGGCCTTCGACAAGTCGGTGCGCGCGAACGGCGTCCGCAGCCGCTGA
- a CDS encoding threonine synthase: MAFSHLSHLECSWTGERYDADAVQGVSAAGKPLLARYDLAAAAAAVTPAEIASRPHTLWRYHELLPVREAANVITLGEGMTPLVPMPTYGAAIGVPNLLMKDEGLVPTGSFKARGAAVGVSRAAELGIKGVAMPTNGNAGAAWAVYAARAGLTSLIAMPLDAPSITRAECVAAGAELYLVDGLIGDAGKLVNQAVASRTGYQEVSTLKEPYRIEGKKTMGYEIAEQLGWTVPDVILYPAGGGVGLIGIHKALLEMQAMGWIGEKLPRLVAVQAEGCAPLVRAFEQGARESEPFPDARTVAFGITVPKALGDFLVLDAVRETGGTAIAVSDDDLLAEVQAVARTEGAFVCPEGAACFTAARQLRESGWLGEGEQVLVLNTGAGIKYPETVPVDVPTLAKDGAIPAGGER; the protein is encoded by the coding sequence GTGGCGTTCTCGCACCTCAGCCATCTCGAGTGCTCGTGGACGGGGGAGCGGTACGACGCCGACGCCGTCCAGGGCGTGAGCGCCGCGGGCAAACCGCTGCTGGCGCGCTACGACCTGGCGGCGGCCGCCGCGGCGGTGACCCCGGCCGAGATCGCGTCACGACCGCACACGCTGTGGCGCTACCACGAGCTGCTGCCGGTGCGCGAGGCCGCGAACGTGATCACGCTCGGCGAGGGCATGACCCCGCTGGTGCCGATGCCGACCTACGGCGCCGCGATCGGCGTGCCCAACCTGCTCATGAAGGACGAGGGGCTGGTGCCGACGGGCAGCTTCAAGGCCCGCGGTGCGGCCGTCGGCGTGTCCCGCGCGGCCGAGCTCGGCATCAAGGGCGTGGCCATGCCCACCAACGGCAACGCCGGCGCCGCGTGGGCCGTCTACGCCGCCCGGGCCGGCCTCACGAGCCTCATCGCGATGCCGCTCGACGCGCCGTCCATCACCCGGGCCGAGTGCGTCGCCGCCGGCGCCGAGCTCTACCTGGTCGACGGCCTCATCGGCGACGCCGGCAAGCTCGTCAACCAGGCGGTCGCCAGCCGCACCGGCTACCAGGAGGTGTCGACGCTCAAGGAGCCGTACCGCATCGAGGGCAAGAAGACGATGGGCTACGAGATCGCCGAACAGCTCGGCTGGACGGTGCCCGACGTCATCCTCTACCCCGCCGGCGGCGGCGTCGGCCTGATCGGGATCCACAAGGCACTGCTCGAGATGCAGGCCATGGGCTGGATCGGTGAGAAGCTGCCCCGGCTGGTGGCGGTGCAGGCCGAGGGCTGCGCGCCGCTCGTGCGCGCCTTCGAGCAGGGCGCCCGCGAGAGCGAGCCGTTCCCCGACGCGCGCACCGTCGCCTTCGGCATCACCGTCCCCAAGGCGCTCGGCGACTTCCTGGTGCTCGACGCCGTGCGCGAGACCGGGGGCACCGCCATCGCGGTCAGCGACGACGACCTGCTGGCCGAGGTGCAGGCGGTCGCGCGCACCGAGGGAGCGTTCGTGTGCCCCGAGGGCGCTGCCTGCTTCACCGCCGCCCGGCAGCTGCGCGAGTCGGGCTGGCTCGGCGAGGGGGAACAGGTCCTCGTGCTCAACACCGGCGCCGGCATCAAGTACCCCGAGACGGTGCCGGTCGACGTGCCGACGCTGGCGAAGGACGGCGCCATCCCGGCAGGTGGCGAGCGGTGA
- a CDS encoding ABC transporter substrate-binding protein, whose amino-acid sequence MTLRRRAAATTLAALTAAGLLTACQTEPLGGAGSVFTVDLSSYPASLDPGLQYNTDSYAVYRNIFDQLLRRDRTSGKVVGSVATSWRRTSQTRWVFTLRDGIRFSDGSRLTAADAAYSINRILDPKLASGQLANFSAIRRATGLGTRLVIDTKYPSPTLLTFLTTLSIVPQAYVRRVGNDAFNARPMGSGPYRFVSAINGSQIALDRNTRYWGPRPQLAKVTFRAVPDIASRVADLQSGLAQVATSMTPDSAVQIRDSSNLKILSAPTERVSYLAFNTIKGGPTNDPQVRRAISLAIDYRGLIDKLQQGYARQVNSVLTPLAVGYDKALADYRYDPDAARALIAKAGAKGKTVVMATSPTYDPNIVQAIQADIQAAGLQVSIRNSDQATYLKKVQSPSHDWGSIRFGQWSCSCLDADGTIFPLFRSGTVWSSYRSDQFDTLVDRGRAELGTAQRRADYARALQLMNRDVPGIGLFQVGSIYGVTKSLQWRPDAQESFFLADMRLAS is encoded by the coding sequence GTGACCCTGCGCCGGCGAGCCGCCGCCACGACGCTCGCCGCCCTGACCGCGGCGGGCCTGCTCACCGCGTGCCAGACGGAGCCCCTCGGCGGCGCCGGCTCGGTGTTCACCGTCGACCTGTCGAGCTACCCGGCCAGCCTCGACCCCGGCCTGCAGTACAACACCGACTCGTACGCGGTGTACCGCAACATCTTCGACCAGCTGCTGCGGCGGGACCGGACGAGCGGCAAGGTCGTCGGGTCGGTCGCCACGTCGTGGCGGCGGACGTCGCAGACCCGGTGGGTCTTCACGCTGCGCGACGGCATCCGCTTCAGCGACGGCAGCCGGCTCACCGCCGCCGACGCGGCCTACAGCATCAACCGCATCCTCGACCCGAAGCTGGCGAGCGGGCAGCTGGCCAACTTCTCCGCCATCCGCCGGGCGACCGGCTTGGGCACCCGCCTCGTGATCGACACCAAGTACCCGTCGCCGACCCTGCTGACGTTCCTCACGACGCTGTCGATCGTGCCGCAGGCCTACGTCCGCCGGGTCGGCAACGACGCGTTCAACGCCAGGCCGATGGGCTCGGGCCCGTACCGGTTCGTGTCGGCCATCAACGGCTCGCAGATCGCACTCGACCGCAACACCCGCTACTGGGGCCCGCGGCCGCAGCTGGCGAAGGTCACCTTCCGGGCGGTGCCCGACATCGCCAGCCGCGTGGCCGACCTGCAGTCCGGGCTCGCGCAGGTGGCGACGTCGATGACGCCCGACAGCGCGGTGCAGATCCGCGACTCCAGCAATCTGAAGATCCTCTCCGCGCCGACCGAGCGGGTGTCCTACCTGGCGTTCAACACGATCAAGGGCGGCCCGACGAACGACCCGCAGGTCCGCCGGGCGATCAGCCTCGCGATCGACTACCGCGGCCTGATCGACAAGCTGCAGCAGGGGTACGCCCGGCAGGTCAACAGCGTGCTGACCCCGCTCGCGGTCGGGTACGACAAGGCCCTGGCCGACTACCGGTACGACCCGGACGCGGCGCGAGCGTTGATCGCCAAAGCCGGCGCCAAGGGCAAGACCGTGGTGATGGCCACCTCGCCCACCTACGACCCGAACATCGTGCAGGCGATCCAGGCCGACATCCAGGCGGCGGGGCTGCAGGTGTCGATCCGCAACAGCGACCAGGCCACGTACCTGAAGAAGGTGCAGAGTCCCTCGCACGACTGGGGTTCCATCCGCTTCGGGCAGTGGTCGTGCTCCTGCCTCGACGCCGACGGCACGATCTTCCCGCTGTTCCGGTCGGGGACGGTGTGGAGCTCCTACCGCAGCGACCAGTTCGACACCCTCGTCGATCGCGGTCGCGCCGAGCTCGGCACCGCGCAGCGTCGCGCCGACTACGCCCGGGCGCTGCAGCTGATGAATCGCGACGTGCCCGGCATCGGGCTGTTCCAGGTCGGCTCCATCTACGGCGTCACGAAGAGCCTGCAGTGGCGCCCCGACGCCCAGGAGAGCTTCTTCCTGGCCGACATGCGGCTCGCGTCGTGA